The proteins below come from a single Bartonella schoenbuchensis R1 genomic window:
- a CDS encoding DUF2497 domain-containing protein translates to MVQSSNALREPSMDEILTSIREIIEENAVQADHFVNETLADASSEKHSEVSSEDVCETTLSVDDAMKALADRIGFSSDNQDFSLSQVQDNTNVEDNTVSMSVQATKLSSEEQASVHKTKQYNTKAFVSQQENTVSDCIELSPYFISSAERMAEDILRPAIAEWLQRQLPVFVEKILREEIVKTIKKLP, encoded by the coding sequence ATGGTACAGAGTTCAAATGCGTTACGTGAGCCAAGTATGGATGAGATTTTAACATCTATTCGTGAAATCATTGAAGAGAATGCAGTTCAGGCTGATCATTTTGTAAATGAGACCCTTGCTGATGCTTCTTCTGAAAAACACTCAGAGGTATCTTCAGAAGATGTTTGTGAAACCACTTTGTCAGTTGATGATGCAATGAAAGCTTTGGCTGACCGTATTGGCTTTTCCTCTGATAACCAAGATTTTTCTCTGTCTCAAGTGCAAGATAACACAAATGTAGAGGATAATACAGTTAGTATGAGTGTACAAGCAACGAAACTTTCTTCCGAAGAACAGGCTTCTGTTCATAAAACAAAACAGTATAATACTAAGGCATTTGTATCGCAGCAAGAAAATACAGTTTCTGATTGTATAGAACTATCTCCATATTTTATCTCTTCTGCAGAGAGAATGGCAGAGGATATTTTACGCCCGGCTATAGCGGAGTGGTTACAGCGTCAATTGCCTGTTTTTGTTGAAAAGATTTTGCGTGAAGAAATCGTCAAGACAATTAAGAAATTACCTTAA
- a CDS encoding TolC family outer membrane protein encodes MLKINKKLQACLLLVLDVFISGSAHAGTLKDALAEAYVYNAKLNSERAGVRISDDDMVIARSNFLPQIEGIGTYVRNKLVMGSHNVSGSVGIRLSQRLFDGFVTQNTFFSAQVKTKAQREYLRNAEQNMFLDAVTAYANVYKARRIADLRRENLAALEEQVRSNEARLNVGEGAHVDFAQAQAARSVAVSEFSLARADVKAMEAIYRQIIGSDPTQLERPPVATELPENLDVGYRVGDIMHPAILYARYLTDASSYNVKAKEGALLPKVDFSTTVSYNRIYSGPGENGVSQSVGVSLSVPIFEGGRTSAQVRQSKEQFEQARLQLTVAQNGVRQALTAAWFQLEGARASVIAYRESVRAAEIALKGRIQENRVGQATTLDVLNSRTQLINAQIALAIAERDVVVASYSVQSSIGKLTANYLGLRTVKYTR; translated from the coding sequence GTGCTTAAAATAAATAAAAAACTTCAGGCATGTTTGTTGCTAGTACTGGATGTTTTTATATCAGGATCTGCTCATGCTGGTACGTTGAAAGATGCTTTAGCTGAAGCTTATGTGTATAATGCCAAGTTAAATAGCGAACGTGCTGGTGTACGTATATCAGATGATGATATGGTCATTGCACGCTCAAATTTTTTACCACAAATTGAAGGGATTGGGACCTATGTCCGGAATAAGCTTGTAATGGGTTCTCATAATGTTTCTGGATCTGTAGGAATAAGGTTAAGTCAAAGATTATTTGACGGTTTTGTGACACAAAATACATTTTTTTCAGCTCAAGTTAAAACAAAAGCGCAACGTGAATATCTTCGCAATGCTGAACAAAATATGTTTTTGGATGCTGTAACAGCATATGCTAATGTGTATAAAGCACGTCGTATTGCTGATCTTCGTCGAGAAAATTTGGCTGCTCTTGAAGAACAAGTTCGTTCAAATGAAGCAAGGTTAAATGTAGGGGAAGGGGCTCATGTAGATTTTGCTCAAGCACAGGCAGCGCGTTCTGTAGCTGTTTCTGAATTTAGTCTCGCTCGTGCTGATGTGAAGGCAATGGAAGCCATTTATCGTCAAATCATTGGTTCAGATCCTACACAGTTAGAACGCCCACCAGTGGCGACAGAGCTTCCGGAGAATCTTGATGTTGGTTATCGAGTTGGTGATATCATGCATCCAGCGATTCTTTATGCAAGATATTTGACTGATGCCAGTTCTTATAATGTAAAAGCAAAAGAGGGGGCTTTGCTTCCTAAAGTAGATTTTTCCACAACAGTATCTTATAATCGAATTTATAGTGGCCCTGGTGAGAATGGGGTTTCTCAATCGGTCGGGGTTTCATTGAGTGTTCCAATTTTTGAAGGTGGACGTACATCTGCGCAGGTTCGTCAATCAAAAGAGCAGTTTGAACAGGCTCGTCTCCAACTTACTGTAGCTCAAAATGGTGTAAGACAAGCATTAACTGCTGCCTGGTTTCAATTAGAGGGTGCGCGTGCGTCTGTTATTGCTTATCGTGAGAGTGTTCGTGCTGCTGAAATTGCTCTTAAAGGTCGTATTCAAGAAAACCGAGTGGGGCAAGCAACTACATTAGATGTTTTGAACTCTCGAACTCAGTTGATTAATGCTCAAATTGCACTGGCAATTGCAGAACGGGATGTTGTGGTTGCAAGCTATAGTGTTCAATCTTCTATTGGAAAATTGACTGCAAATTATTTAGGTTTGAGGACGGTTAAATATACTCGCTGA
- a CDS encoding protein-L-isoaspartate O-methyltransferase family protein — MVADFAELRRKMVDNQIRTVDVTDLSILEAFLTVPREDFVSEDVKDLSYLDGDIVVFPAQDDLRACYLMKPASLAKLLQLAAIKPSDSVLNIGANSGYCAALFSKIAGSVVALESNKTLVEQADKLLKYHQCDNVVVVHGPLEQGYAAKGPYDVIFIEGAVDFIPDGIFDQMKEGGRLVVVEGHGGAGVAQIYIKEDKVISVRRSFNLAVKPLPGFLKTFDFMF; from the coding sequence ATGGTTGCAGATTTTGCAGAACTTCGCCGCAAAATGGTTGACAATCAAATTCGTACAGTAGATGTAACGGATTTATCGATTCTTGAGGCATTTTTAACGGTGCCGCGTGAAGATTTCGTGTCAGAAGACGTTAAAGATTTAAGTTATCTTGATGGAGATATCGTTGTTTTTCCAGCGCAAGATGATTTGCGTGCATGCTATTTGATGAAGCCTGCCTCTTTAGCAAAATTGCTACAACTTGCAGCTATAAAGCCATCAGATAGCGTGCTAAATATTGGTGCAAATAGTGGTTATTGTGCAGCATTATTTTCAAAGATTGCTGGGTCTGTTGTTGCGTTGGAAAGTAATAAAACGCTTGTAGAACAAGCAGATAAACTTTTAAAATATCATCAGTGTGATAATGTGGTTGTTGTCCATGGACCGTTAGAACAAGGTTATGCTGCTAAGGGGCCTTATGATGTGATTTTTATCGAAGGTGCTGTTGATTTTATTCCTGATGGTATCTTTGATCAAATGAAAGAAGGTGGGCGTCTTGTTGTGGTTGAAGGGCATGGTGGCGCGGGTGTTGCACAAATTTACATAAAAGAAGACAAGGTTATTTCAGTTCGTCGTAGTTTTAACCTTGCTGTCAAACCCCTTCCTGGTTTTTTAAAGACATTCGATTTTATGTTTTAA
- a CDS encoding AAA family ATPase, translated as MEIDLSGGDRRFPFILMGNNESGKTTTLQGVYLLSQLCLGKQLTDEELASIRPKIGYFNKGIILSATILVDEAEIEKLAKLNTLKKIKDDFSENNQLNLSFAYSFVNSFCTEKRVMINNKDYGDKTVTTLLDYIQNHIPEIVYYDDFMFDVANKIRFLKTAAQDSNKELTQDSLLNDKKNLLWHNIFNDLLIGAHKHQTGGKTELDINFQRDVVDCDDEDVVDQRLSSMNNYLNSVVTKDWEDITGGKTVFDSFSIKTVTGSNPNFLDYCLKVKANGRTFSLHERSKGCRWFFCFKVLTDIRTNRSKNGTIFLLDEPASNLHIHPQEKILQSLQKLSGSDNNSVIYSTHSPYLIEETKVDNLFIVRNEASDCDHPKILCSKISQLDNSSDEVSRSVEPFLQKLVMNCVKHLGNNRKERFSRLYNFIKETGPLADSIEKAINLIQKIL; from the coding sequence GTGGAAATAGATCTCTCAGGGGGAGATAGACGTTTTCCTTTTATTCTGATGGGGAATAATGAATCAGGAAAAACAACAACTTTGCAGGGTGTTTACCTATTATCACAGTTATGTTTAGGGAAACAATTAACAGATGAAGAGCTTGCTTCTATACGTCCTAAAATAGGTTATTTTAATAAAGGTATTATCTTATCTGCCACAATTTTAGTAGATGAAGCGGAGATTGAAAAATTAGCTAAGCTTAACACACTGAAAAAAATCAAAGATGATTTCTCTGAAAATAACCAACTAAATTTATCTTTTGCATATTCATTTGTTAATAGTTTTTGCACAGAAAAGCGTGTAATGATCAACAATAAGGATTATGGAGATAAAACAGTAACAACTCTTTTAGATTATATACAGAACCATATTCCTGAAATCGTCTATTATGATGATTTTATGTTTGATGTGGCTAATAAAATTAGGTTTTTAAAAACTGCAGCTCAAGATTCAAATAAAGAATTAACACAGGACAGTTTGTTGAACGATAAAAAAAACCTTTTATGGCATAATATTTTTAATGATTTACTGATTGGTGCTCATAAACATCAAACTGGGGGGAAAACTGAATTGGATATTAATTTTCAACGTGATGTCGTTGATTGTGATGATGAAGACGTAGTTGATCAACGTCTATCTTCTATGAATAATTATCTTAATAGTGTTGTTACCAAAGATTGGGAAGACATTACAGGAGGAAAAACTGTATTTGATAGCTTTAGCATAAAAACAGTAACAGGATCAAATCCCAATTTTCTAGATTATTGTTTAAAGGTCAAAGCTAACGGTCGCACTTTTTCTTTACATGAAAGAAGTAAAGGGTGCCGTTGGTTCTTTTGTTTTAAAGTGCTTACAGATATTCGTACCAATAGGAGCAAAAATGGAACAATTTTCTTGTTGGATGAACCTGCAAGTAATCTACATATCCATCCCCAAGAAAAAATATTACAATCTTTGCAGAAATTATCAGGGTCTGACAACAATAGCGTGATTTATTCTACTCATTCTCCTTATTTGATTGAGGAGACTAAAGTGGATAATTTATTTATTGTTCGCAATGAAGCGTCTGATTGCGATCATCCTAAAATTCTATGCAGCAAAATTTCTCAATTGGATAACAGCAGCGACGAAGTGTCGAGATCAGTTGAGCCTTTTTTACAGAAACTTGTGATGAATTGCGTTAAACATCTTGGTAATAACCGGAAAGAAAGATTTTCACGACTTTATAATTTTATTAAAGAGACTGGTCCTCTTGCTGATTCTATCGAAAAAGCCATTAATTTAATACAGAAAATTCTCTGA
- a CDS encoding outer membrane protein, whose amino-acid sequence MNTKYLITASIFTLVASSVAQAESGRISQESMSVVLPNVVAPSFSWTGFYFGGQIGGFSSKTDLNLNLKGVGSTKLSSIEKDLLPKLSGFMGGLYAGANFDLNNSLVLGVDTDVIWSDKKDTKVIRHSGYKTKDGGHGVQRQHHLQEAVSSDELLEKFIVTVSHTLKQKWAGATRMRVGFAVDHIMPYIAGGVAYTQLQDILLVSTGIKKDKIVDETKAMIGYTFGGGIDFAMMNDLILRAEYRFSNFGKKKFIKDKFEIDYKTNDFRVGVSYKF is encoded by the coding sequence ATGAATACTAAATATTTAATCACCGCATCTATTTTTACTTTGGTTGCATCTTCTGTAGCACAAGCAGAAAGTGGTAGAATTTCTCAAGAATCAATGTCTGTTGTTCTACCAAATGTCGTTGCTCCTTCTTTTTCTTGGACAGGTTTTTATTTCGGTGGCCAAATTGGCGGTTTTTCGAGTAAGACTGATCTAAATTTAAATTTAAAAGGTGTTGGTTCTACAAAATTATCATCGATTGAGAAAGACTTGTTACCCAAACTTTCGGGCTTTATGGGTGGTCTTTACGCGGGGGCTAATTTTGACCTTAATAATAGCCTTGTTCTAGGTGTTGATACAGATGTAATTTGGTCTGATAAAAAAGATACAAAAGTTATCAGACATAGTGGATATAAAACGAAAGATGGGGGACATGGCGTACAGAGGCAACACCATTTGCAAGAAGCAGTGTCAAGCGATGAATTATTAGAAAAATTTATTGTAACTGTAAGCCATACTTTAAAACAAAAATGGGCTGGTGCTACACGAATGCGTGTAGGTTTTGCTGTTGATCATATTATGCCTTATATTGCTGGTGGTGTTGCTTATACGCAGCTTCAAGACATCCTTCTGGTCTCAACTGGAATAAAAAAAGATAAAATAGTGGATGAAACCAAAGCAATGATTGGTTATACTTTTGGTGGTGGTATTGATTTTGCAATGATGAATGATCTTATTTTACGTGCAGAATATCGTTTCTCAAATTTTGGTAAAAAGAAATTTATTAAAGATAAATTTGAAATTGATTATAAAACCAATGATTTCCGTGTTGGTGTGTCTTATAAATTCTGA